The DNA sequence GAGAGAGGGAGGTGATTTTTGAATTCTATAGAAGGAGGCTCTCAATTTTGTTACTTCACAGAATAGTCCGATGTAGGTTATGAGAATGAGATCCAtcttattccttatataggattTCAACTAgggttataatttaaattatatgaaataaaaaaaaaagataaaataatggcTAAAATATGCTTAAGTGGTCGGTCTCACTTAGTGGACCCCACTAgttataattttgttattttatttaaaaatttatcttttctttcactaatgtcatatttttaatttcaatcctataaatatcacatctatttatttaataattataattaattatcaaataaaatttctatttaactcatttattaattagaccttacaaagtctcttaattaacaaacaaaccttaaaatttattttcttcacaattaagcccttacttaataaaaattcataaataagacatagtctaatttagaattttaattgattaattaaaatcaaataaatgagTCTACAagccaatattatctcaactagtgcggagaCCATaagcctatataatcaagcttgcaataagtagttctagaatttactaagtaaattctctattttattaatttttttgactccactatagattcggaatcgtactcttaattatataaaacgctctatatgttccaaatatagatacactattaattatccataatttcaATCCAAATAATAAGTGATCTACATCAAATAAGGACAAATTTActattctacccttcaatgtattttatccttaaactaatataattactgaaaatGAATACCtgccatttatctctattaagacaagctcgaaagaaatcatcatttcacttctatgtattatagaagctatagattcattatctatgattagcgctcccactcaattaaactaCCATATTCTCAAGATATAAGTATTGGGAAGATCCAATAGGTCAATTTTaacaaacaaatcaaagaatacaAATTATACAATTGAACtaaaacctaaccatctcatgATTGAGATcgttgatctaagatcaactaagtgatattaacttagaaagatattatgataattttatgatatcttattcaagttcaatatcggtccagtctgaTGTATAACAATACATCCAATCCAAGCTTATTTGACCAATGACTTAAAAAAGACATAACACTATCCAGTCCGATGGAAAATAAATTGATGGGATCACATACATCTGacttttaattctatttttatcaaatggCATTAGCTAATCGAgggaaaaattccaaaaatattttgtacTGTACAAGATTGTGAATTATATTTCAATGGAGCAACAAAACTACACTTGTAATAATTGTGatgaagagaaaaaataaaaaagtaatagcATCTAAAACTTGAGTAATTATGTAATCAATCTAATATATTTTGCTTTATCAATGCTGTACTCAATTGATGAGTAATGACAAGATGCATCAGCATGGAGTGATTGATGAGTAATTTCtgtattctttttctttttattcctTCCTAACGGCCTCAAAAGCTTTGAAATCTTCAGATGGCGAGTTGTTACAGACCGAgtcgaggaggaggaggaggagtcgTATATATACGTGCGTGTTCATGTTCTTGTCTGATTTGCTTAGATTGGTTTCACAACTGGATGGAGAAGCCAAATGATAAGGCCAACTCACTCACTGGATGGCTTGGCTTTCTTTGAATTTATGTTGATTCCTTCCATATTACAGGAGACACAAGCATCCATACTACAAGAGAATAAAAGAGTCATAATTCCCTTAATTTCTGTAATCTACAATAGTTTTggtctaaaatatattttagtggATTGGAGTACTTACAATAAACACAGACTGCAAGCCATTCATTCACTATTCTGACCCAGGTGCTGGTCCAACCAACATCAATTGTCCATCTATTGAAGTTAATATTGTCATGAAGTCAGAACATCTCATTCTCAAATTTTGTCAAAGGTTTGTATTATTGGATAGACAAGAAATGAGAGaaggaaaaagataaagataaatatACCTTTTCATAGTATGGTGGGGATTCCAGCTTATCAACAACATAGCAAAGTACATTGCCCCAGTTgcaaaaacaaaatgaaaaaagcCATAACCATATGGAACATCCTCTTCCGACCGTGTTTCCTCTTTCCTAAGCTGTATAACCTCTTGTTAGCCACTGTTTGGTGGTAGATAATGTTATAAAGATGAAAAGAGTAGAGACAGGAGTACTCAGATATGGTGGAACAAACCTTAAAACACTGCGAATCGATGCCTGTTGAAAATGTTGCGATAACCATAGCAAGAATGGCAATGATAAAGCTCTGTACATAAAATCAAGACTTATTGTCAACTTAGGAGGAAAAGGAAAAGAGAAACTGTAGAGCTTTAAGGATGTTAAGGAAATCAAAACATTACTATGATAGAAAGCCAATCTGTTTTTCCTGAAGTTGTTGCTCTCCTGATGCAATTTTCACCAGCTGGTTCACtgcaattaaaattaataacaaatATCCCTTTAGAAACTGAGGCCTCTATTCCTTAAAATTCTTTTGGTCTAGAGTTTTGTCAATTGTTCTAGCATCCCTTATACAGAAAGAACAATTGTTTGACTCAACTAACAAAGTTTGATGAGAGATCACTTTCTTGAAAATTGAGTGTGACAATAAGAGAAGAGAAACAAATCTTGCCTTCTAATGGCACACCAGCAGATGAATACCACATACAGTCCCATCAGTCCTGGAGTCAAGATACCAGCATTCAcctgttttattttaaaatattgagAATTCAATCAATAATGAGAATTTGAGGGTAGAATACGATGATGATGGTTGTCGAATCTTACTTTTGGATGGAGAGAAACACTGGTCATAAGTTGGAGAAGCACTAATGTCCAGGTAATGAAGAAGATGTTTAGGAGGCAAGATGGTTCTGGTGCATACCAAATGTACATCATAATAATCCCCACTAGACATACAACATATGAAGCAGTTGCAAATAACATAACATGTATTTGGCTGCAGTAAAAACCATAATATGAATTACTCAGCATatgaaaaaagaaatgaaaaagaaaaccaTAATCTGTATTTGAATTAACTAGGCTTACTTACCATCTTTCCGCATGCTTCTCTGACAGACAACAATCATTAAGCCATGTAATGAAACTGATTATGCTTATCAGCTGAATTAGGAGAAATACCCTGAAAAAAATTGATCAAAACTACTCCACTTAAAATCAAGTTATTGGCAGCCTCAACTAACATGAGTAATTTCTAATTAAAATCGGATTAACTAAAGCATACCCAGCACCAAAATGTGCAATCTCCCCTGCAccaagagaaaaagaaagaaaattgtaTTAACATCCTCTCATTGGAATGTGTCCATATTGATGATGTAGGAGTAAAATGACATTTCAAGCTTGTAAAAAAACAAAGTACAATACTAACCATAGAACTGAATAATTGGAGAAGGAAGTAAGAAGGGAATTATAAGCAAAGCAGCCCACAGGACAATCTTGGCAGACCACCATCCAGATTGCCACACATCTCGGCGGTCATTCAACTTTGAGGTACCAACCGTCGTAAGAAACATGGTGAAATAGAATGTCTACTATGTCGTTAAGGTTTGATTTGATTCAGCAAttggaaagaaagaaaaaaaaaagccaaaaaACTACACAATTTGAGACAAACATAGTAATTTTCTTGTATAAATAATTTCACAAGAAaacaaatttaagttgatactgGTAAAAAAGGATACAAAGCAACTCAAGCTAACTCGCAAAACGCCATGAGCACCTAAACAGTCATGTTCATCGTCACATCCTTTTAGTTCTGAATACAGAAAAATATTGTATCAGCAGTACATAAAAGCCTACACAAATGTAGAGTTTTGTTTGAGTCaaataataacattaattttgTCTCAAGTTTTGGAAACGTACAGCTTAAATCTCATAGAAGCGTATTAGTTAGTTGTTCCACTCAAAGTCAAAATCCAAAACTTAGCTTTGTCTTTCAAGCTTTGCCTAGATTCATTTGTCAATTTCAATCAACATGTTTAATCACCTATGACCATTTTAAACACACATACATAAGTTTgagacttaattttttttttcacttcttTCCTCCTCTACTGTAAAGTGGAACAATACACATATCTTATAAAAATACTAGTTCAAAGGTCAAAAAAGACTGAATTCTGTTTTCAAACCAGATAATGCAAAATAGGCTCATTGAACATAacagaaaataaatgaaatatcaaTAAGGAAAAAGTTCAGGGAAATCTTACTCTCCATTTCTGGCAGAAGGATTTTGCTGTAATCCCTTGCAGCCCAAGCCAAAAGGTTAGCTATTAAGAACATAAAGGCGTACGCATATCTGGCCATCCAAGGATTAGATGCATTGCGGAATTGGCTAAACCAAGAATCATATTTCAAAACGACTCGTGGTGGTTCATTGCCATGGTTCACTGTACCACTCTCCATTATTGTAAGActgaaaaaaaagaagaaaaactgGTGCAGCAAAGATTCAAAGAGAACCCTTTTGTTTTCAGATTCTCTCCACCTCTCTGCTCAGCTTCAAGAATTTCAACTCAAAACATCCATCGGAGAAGATCCAAGAACAGATTACGCAAGCCCACATCAATCAATGTAATTGTcctcattattatatataacttcTCTTTCCGGATCGATCTCTACATGGTTAACACCAAAAATTCTCAATTTTGTCTTGGCACTCTGATTTCACCTGATCAACAAAATGTACAAACTTTACTCAAGCACTGTTTTTCATCTGGGCTATCTTCACATtttttatatgaataaaaaaaatagaaactttTGAAACAAATAAAACTCATCCCAAGAATGGAATGGTTTACGTTAGACGAGAGTAGGTACGAAAGAGAAAAATAACGTACACTCTACGACAATACCGTATCGTATATAGTTAATGACTGTATTCCCCAACTGAAGAAAATGGATCTATTTTTTTGAGGATTATTTGGAATTGAACCATTGCAACCAAAAGcaatgatgatgataataataatagtaataataatgagCAAAGATTTAAGCATGCACGCCACCAATGGAGATTTCAGCCTTTCAGGTGTGAATCTTTTGACGAAATTGAACCTCTTTTGATTGGACCCACATGTTAAcaacacttttattttattatatttaatgcaGCAGAAATCAAAAGAATCCAAAATCTCACAGCTTTGTTCTATACTTCTTGAAATGCGTGTATGTTCCTCATACCAAATTTCTTCAAACCAAAGTGTTCTTTCTATACTGGAATATCTTAGGCTCAATTCTATGACAATTTTGTCTTTCAAAAACCaagtattaaattataatttcaaaCCTAAAAAAGGGTTTTTGAATTGGTTGATGTAACATAGAGTGGCAATTTCGGTATTCGACTCAAATCACTTTATAAAGTCGAGATTTTTGGTTGGACTGTGGATATAGTACAGAGCAGAAAAGGCATATATAACAAGAAGACACTATTTACAAGCAACAATAAGATTCTTTATTTAATtggttttttgtttcttttctaatataaaataattggaGAGGGAATTGTTTGGTTCTTTGTTTGGTAGCTGAGAAAATGAAGAAGCAAGTAAGTaagaaaattgaataaaatctCATGTTTAAACTAAATCAATCAACACTAATATGATGTATATGTTTTAGCAAGGTGACTTCATTTCACTTATGACAAAAATTGAATGCCAAGATAATGACAACtcgttttgtttttttccccTTCCCCATTTTCGGTTAAAATCACAGAATAATATAAGCGGTCATCTTATGAATCAATTCAATCAAATAATCGCACAAAGAAATCAATAACAGCATTGAGAGACCCAACTCATCATCAAAGAAGAAAACTTTAAACTCATAGGAACCCCAGAAAAGAACTTACTGATAAATATGCAAAGACTGGAAAAATCTTCTCTTTATGTAATCTCCCAGTCCCAGCAGCTGACAAGGGTCCCAATCTGTTTTTTATATATCAAAACATAATGCCTAAGAtatgcaaatatatatatttagagagagagacacacacacacataaaaagaagagaaagaaggtATTTTTACGAGTTTCTGTTTCCCTTTTTAGGTCTTATACATCAACCAAAAATGGttataagagagagagagattgctTTCTGAAGGTTTTGCTTTGGTGCCTatactttctttctttctttattatttattttttcttttcccgCCGTATAAGCTTTGCTCTTTTCTGTTACAACCCCGTATCTTTGAAGGTATTTTTTGCAgccccaaaccaaaccaaaataaacattattatttattattattacctcATGACTCCAACTTTGCATGTGGAACAATGGACCCCATCTCTGCTTCTTCTCCTACTTCTTAATCGATCTCTGCtttggtcttttttttttcacattaatACAAATTTAATAACACTGAAAGCTGTGTAGATATCATCAGTCATTAATgagtttaatatattatatatttaagtaaaaaaataaaaggtggATGGATCAAAGAGAACAAATAACTTTgttaagaaaagaagaagaagcggtgttttgtttttttgtggTATGGGATTGATTGGTAAAAAAGGGAGAATTTCATTGATGATTGTTATTGATTCAGAATCACGCCAACTAATTCTTTGATCACTgcatgttttttctttttctcttttaatattttaatttgatatgatattaattattattttattcacttATAAAACACTAGTGGTACTGCATTAGCTATATCATTTCATATCATATTCGGAATAATCTTCTCAACATCACATTCAAATCTTACAGTTGCGTATACtatgctaaaaaaaatattaaaaatatttagcattctttttaaataactataaaaatacacgtaaataatttatattctcTCCCCTTatatttgaataatattttttaattaagaaaaatagatattttgTTATAAAGTtcagatatttttttggttAGGAACCGGATTCTTTTTAATGACATGTGTGAATTGAATTGGGTGGTTTTTATTACTAGCACTgctatttattttctataatgaatattaaattaaataaaaatatataagatgtgatattaatttatatcaatagataaaaaagaaaataggtaaaaaaagaaaagaaaaaatagtaGTAGATCTGCTCTGTCCTGGTTTTTGGTCAAATATTTAATACACTGCTACTACTCACAGTCACACCTTTTGAAATCTTGGGGCTTGGACATTTTATCTTTCATGTAGAGAAAATGAGCattgataaaattaaattattaacaaaaaatcaaactgttgactttattatttttatttattttattactttgtgAATTCGATCGatctatatataatttaattcctGGTGCATTATAAACTTGTCATGATATTGGGTAACAATCTTTGTGACAACTCAcgctttattatttatttaacaatAAGCAATCATTTTGCTTATATGCTGTGTGTGAAATAATGTCGATTGAGACAATGGCGTCAGGTTAAAATGGTTAATAATGTAAAAACAATCACGTTTGGGCTAAGCAAAATTATTGGAAATCTCACactctttcttttattttaattgaaaaatgtgtataaatatatttatagggataatattttattagatgggtctcagcgTCAGGGTACATTAAATAAGTCTCAGTAtacgtttttattttttaaccctaattactcctaaatcaatctcagccgtcaaATCAAATAACTTCCTCATCTTATGGCTACCGTACATCACGAATTACAATCCGTAAAAGTACAATAACGGAACAAAATCATATCTatttctattctatataaagtgtacctatataactgaattcttggtttatgagaattttatgggtggctttttatttttatttaataaaataataaaatattatttatatataataaaataataataaaataaatctcattaatatttgaattgatattttctttttataa is a window from the Cannabis sativa cultivar Pink pepper isolate KNU-18-1 chromosome 1, ASM2916894v1, whole genome shotgun sequence genome containing:
- the LOC115705158 gene encoding uncharacterized protein LOC115705158 isoform X2, which translates into the protein MESGTVNHGNEPPRVVLKYDSWFSQFRNASNPWMARYAYAFMFLIANLLAWAARDYSKILLPEMEKLKGCDDEHDCLGAHGVLRVSLSCFTFYFTMFLTTVGTSKLNDRRDVWQSGWWSAKIVLWAALLIIPFLLPSPIIQFYGEIAHFGAGVFLLIQLISIISFITWLNDCCLSEKHAERCQIHVMLFATASYVVCLVGIIMMYIWYAPEPSCLLNIFFITWTLVLLQLMTSVSLHPKVNAGILTPGLMGLYVVFICWCAIRSEPAGENCIRRATTSGKTDWLSIISFIIAILAMVIATFSTGIDSQCFKWLTRGYTA
- the LOC115705158 gene encoding uncharacterized protein LOC115705158 isoform X1 — protein: MESGTVNHGNEPPRVVLKYDSWFSQFRNASNPWMARYAYAFMFLIANLLAWAARDYSKILLPEMEKLKGCDDEHDCLGAHGVLRVSLSCFTFYFTMFLTTVGTSKLNDRRDVWQSGWWSAKIVLWAALLIIPFLLPSPIIQFYGEIAHFGAGVFLLIQLISIISFITWLNDCCLSEKHAERCQIHVMLFATASYVVCLVGIIMMYIWYAPEPSCLLNIFFITWTLVLLQLMTSVSLHPKVNAGILTPGLMGLYVVFICWCAIRSEPAGENCIRRATTSGKTDWLSIISFIIAILAMVIATFSTGIDSQCFKLRKEETRSEEDVPYGYGFFHFVFATGAMYFAMLLISWNPHHTMKRWTIDVGWTSTWVRIVNEWLAVCVYLWMLVSPVIWKEST